The Pseudomonadota bacterium genome includes a region encoding these proteins:
- the trxA gene encoding thioredoxin: MIELNDGNFEQEVINSDVPVLVDFWAEWCGPCRMLTPLIEQLSSSYEGRAKVAKLNVDEAQQVAMKFNVRSIPTVILFKDGKVQDTMVGIKKQSDYEQGLDALLA, encoded by the coding sequence ATGATCGAACTCAACGACGGCAACTTCGAGCAAGAAGTCATCAACTCCGACGTGCCCGTGCTGGTCGACTTCTGGGCCGAATGGTGCGGCCCCTGCCGGATGCTTACGCCGCTCATCGAGCAGCTTTCGAGCAGTTACGAAGGGCGCGCCAAGGTGGCCAAGCTCAACGTGGACGAGGCCCAGCAGGTGGCGATGAAGTTCAACGTCCGCTCGATTCCCACGGTCATCCTGTTCAAGGACGGCAAGGTGCAGGACACAATGGTCGGCATCAAGAAGCAGTCCGACTACGAGCAGGGCTTGGACGCGCTGCTGGCCTGA
- a CDS encoding TetR/AcrR family transcriptional regulator, whose translation MGRPSNARDRLLDSAVALIHSRSYESVGVQELCEHAGVKKGSFYHFFPSKEALTVALLEHRWSVFREQLRREVMDPSCEPLARVRRFVMMHAQAQVTLRDDCGRTPGCCFGNLAAELSTLSEPVRCKLEMVFAEQTALLEQVLDEAVVAGAIREIDVPDGARAIVAFVQGTLMLSKLHNRPEMVEELADHALALVRAGVDETISDRARPRSPA comes from the coding sequence ATGGGGCGGCCGAGCAATGCCCGCGACCGCCTGCTCGACAGCGCGGTCGCGCTGATCCACTCGCGCAGCTACGAGAGCGTGGGCGTGCAGGAGCTGTGCGAGCACGCGGGCGTGAAGAAGGGCAGCTTCTACCACTTCTTCCCCTCAAAGGAGGCGCTCACGGTGGCCCTCCTAGAGCACCGCTGGAGCGTTTTTCGCGAGCAGCTTCGCCGCGAGGTGATGGACCCCTCCTGTGAGCCTCTCGCACGCGTTCGGCGCTTTGTCATGATGCACGCCCAAGCGCAGGTTACCCTGCGCGATGACTGTGGGCGCACGCCAGGGTGTTGCTTCGGCAACTTGGCCGCCGAACTCAGCACACTCAGCGAGCCCGTACGCTGCAAGCTCGAGATGGTCTTCGCCGAGCAGACGGCACTACTCGAACAAGTGCTGGACGAGGCGGTGGTGGCGGGCGCGATTCGGGAGATCGACGTGCCGGATGGTGCGCGCGCCATCGTCGCGTTCGTACAGGGGACACTCATGCTGTCGAAGCTCCACAATCGCCCAGAGATGGTCGAGGAGTTGGCCGACCACGCGCTCGCGCTAGTGAGAGCTGGCGTTGACGAGACCATTAGCGACCGCGCGCGACCGCGCAGTCCTGCCTGA